Genomic segment of Coffea arabica cultivar ET-39 chromosome 1e, Coffea Arabica ET-39 HiFi, whole genome shotgun sequence:
CATATAACTTTTttgtgattttcaaaatatatacataatctCTTTGTTGttaaagaataatttccaactTTACATAGGAATGCTTTTGACATTTTAATTGATTCTATTATAGAATGCAAATTTTATCATATTGACACTTTAGTTCAAACAATTAGAGAGTTATGTACTACTTTTAAAACCACAGAAAATTAAGTGAAAAAGCGCTAAATCACAAAGGGGTAAGATGTAATTCACCCTAAATTTAAGTGTGTTTCGCTAGGATAGGATCATACATAAAAAGACAATTCAATTTGAGGAAAAGATTAATTTTAATTACGATAAGTgctcccattttttttttttgaagcattAAGCAGTCATTGTTGATGCGATCTTTTGGTGATCATGATCGAACTATCGCCGCTTACATATGCTTGCCCTGCATCCTTGAGTCCAAAATGGTAATATCAACTGAGCCCAAAATCGTTTCACGTTTCAATACATCAATAAACTCCCTACTATATATATTGCTAAGAAATTCCATCTATTTTCTCTTTTACCTTATCTACTCAACTTTTTCCACATGATGTACTTTCAGAACCGGAAAGTTCTgtgatgaatttgaatttgaatttggagTTATTCGATTCTCTACTATAGCCATAGCAAAATTATTATGGAATTTGTGTCCTAGATACATTTGATTTAGATATGGATCAATGTAATTGATTCTAGACAAAATGTTCTATGTTATAACACGTTATTTTGTTAATGCTTACATAATATGGTGAAAGGCTACAAATATATTGAGTTAAAACCAACTACTCACGAACTTATTGGATCAAAACTCAAATTCGAATTCGTCTTGATCGAGCTTGATCAACTAGAATAGCGAGACGAACTCCAAGGAGCCACAATAACTAGACAAGCTCGAGCTTATGTTTTAACATATATATGGTTTAATTCAACCTTGCATGTATACATGTTATTTAAGATTTTAGTTAATAAAGTATCATGTTCATTTTATGTCTTATTTAACATATACTCCACAACACATTAACTTGTATTGTTCAAACTCAATTAGCTAGATTAAACTAGTTAGGTTCGAGTTTGAGTAAAACTATAAACAAGtatgctttttttttgtcagcaacgatacatgtatataacctactctatcctaatctaggggggAGAGGGAGCCTAAGGAGGCTGTTGTAGGGGCTTGTATATAACGATACAAGGGAGTGTTATGACACAACctttagatttttttcgctgcTAGTGAGGTTTGAACCCTCACCAACAGCCCAAAGAGGGACTTAATCCCTCCGGTAgccactgagccattggcccaATGGTTCTATAAACAAGTATGCACCGACCAAGATTTCCACTTTGGAGCGAATTCGCCTCCGCTCTTCACTCTGTTGACGCAGGCAGAGCAGGAAATAGGTGAGCAACGCTACTTCGCGGAAAATCTGTAATCTTTTTCTATTACTTCTCTTTTGAAGAATCAACTATGAATTGATTGACATTGACAAAGCAAATTCTGGTCATTGCCTCAGCTTTTCCCAACTCCTAAGAAACACGTGAGTATATATAGCTTTgaattgattatttttataCGAGTCAACACACAAAATATTGTATGCCAACGGCAAGATGTGATTTATTATCATTTGTTCGTAACAAATCTCCTAATCTCATAAATGATAAACCTTCATTTCTCTGtcattttcctaaaaaaaaaaaaaaaaactacatttcCAAGGGTTTTCTTTCCTCACAAATAAAGATTCTTGAATAGCACCATAACACTCTCCCGAGCAACCCAGATGCTTCGAACAATTATTCATCAACAAtcccttttcaattttcatgtaAATTTATACTAAAATATACTTGCATAAAAGTGTAAGAACACAAGACTTTACTACTCAAGTTGCATTATATACCGATCACTAATATATTACAAGATTCATTATGACAGAAGCTTGTGTCCATGGAAGCTTGGCAAGAATATTAAACTATGAAGACACTATTATATCTCATTTAAGTTAGATCAGTCTCTTTCTGGGATTTCGCACTTTAAGACTTTATGTTCATAATGATGTCATGCTTGCCTTTAACCCTTCGGAGAAGCAAATCTTATGAAAtctatatttgcttaatgaatACAATCTACTCACGATAAAACTTCATATGAGTTCGATATACTTTTATCTTCAACGTTTTAATAACAGACACTTGGTAAATTCCCTCTAAATGCAATGGGCACCAATGGCTCTTTCTGCATTTAACGGAAGACAGACCAAATGTCAAAGTTTCACCTTTGGCTTTATCCTTGATTGAGGTGTTGCCTCTTGGAGAGCTTACTATTATCCATCATCTTCGGTCAAAACTCAAAAAGTATCAGAGGAACATGAGTAGAAGCTTTCCGGTTATGCTATGTGCGTCAACAAATTAGTGACATGGGAGCATTTGAATGGAAATTGGCCTGCTTAGCACCCTAAAACCACATAATAGCACTCTAAAACCACATAGTAATTTTGGGTCATTATTGAGAAAATCTGGTTAGGTGTGCCTAGGATTTTAAGGTAATTAATCTTTACCTGGTCAACGCTGTACAATAAGCTAAACGTGCAAGCTGGCCTCAATTTGACGaattctttttatcttttcaaattCTTAACTTACCTTGATTAAAGCTTTGTGCtatcaaaaaaaattcagagaTAGTTGAAGCAACAGtgcataattaaaaaaaaaggataatatcaaaaacctcccttgaggtttctcttaatatcGCCTGGCAcctttaaagttttaaaaatatcagtTACCTCCCTTACTgttgttatttgtgtaacaaaatttttaaaaatcctaaactaccctTTCACTTGCTAGATAAAAATACTCCTAAACCACTTTattcatttcaagaaaattatcaCCTAAAAAATAATCTCTTATAGTACTACTACATCAAAATGTTataacttataaaaatataattttgaaaaataaaaatatatttgaaaagaaatacacttgcacAAATTTAATTCTTTATGCTCAAAACTGATTTCTCatgaactattttttttcaacatCTTCTCAACCGTTGCCCAAACCATTAAAGTGTACCAATATTTAtaaaaatcaactcaaaataagcaaataaatcatatCCCATTTTATCATagtcacaaaaaataaaaataaaaataaaattcaatttattataatttacaaataaaatattgcaTAATCATCTAAAAAATGAGTAAGAAAGAATgatagagaaaaaggaaaagagaagaaagtgactttcatttcttttttgttattatttttgacatccatttatttgatatgtgaatTATGTATCAAGTTAGGGTTAATATAGTCCTTTTACATTTAAtagggaggtaagtgatatttcaaAAAGTTTAGTGGTGCCAAGTAATATTAGAAGAAATCTCaaaggaggtttctgatattatccccaAAAAAGAGCGCTTGTCTATCAGATGTAGAGTTCTAGAAAGTGCCTCTCCAACGTCAATCCCGTCAACCATAACTATTCCGCAGCCTTCAACACGTGGAAAATGGAAGCagcataaaattttaaaaaaatggggaTATGTCATGTGCATCGTCCGTCAACAGAAAAGTCATTATAAAAGTTTATCCTTTTTCGCGAAAACATTCGAAGGTATATGTCATGTCCGCGAAAGCCATAACTGAACTTCTCGGAtctttcactttcaatttcacTTTCAATGTTCTTACCaactttggtaattttttaACGGTTAAGGctgaattttaagaaattatAAGGCCTTACTTTTATGTTTTtcgtgaaaatatttttttaattattttttttatttttcatatatcaaattattatcatatatatttttataaaaattattaaaaattataatccaAACGGGGCTTAAGTCTTATAGCTCGTTTGGAAGGGCAGATTTtggtgaaaaaagaaagaattaatAAAGAAAGTTAAATTTTTCTGATGTTTGAGACTTTGGATAGgaaagaattgaaaagaaaaaaaaggatatcAAATCCCTTTCAAGTTAGAAAGGCTATCCACCTAAAATCAAACAGAAAATAAGAGAATTTGAAGTGGATTAagtgaattattttatgtatcaCTTTTATCCTTACAAAGATTATAATATAACTGTATAACCTAATAGAATATTCATGTAAATTCAAGATTTAAGGGCCTTTAAGTAAAacacaatctttttttttccagttctCTCCATTCTCAATTGAAGGAAATTTACTTCATTCCCTTTCTCCTCCAAAACTCCCAAATAACATAGAAAGATATGAAGtacaatcttttcttttcttttctttccttggtTTCCAAACTAGCAATTAGATTTTCAATTGGTTGATGCGATTAAATAAGTGTTTTGGCTAGCAAAGGTTgattcacaaatttttttttcgggtCTTGCAATCGGTTGTATTCTACTTTTAACCAAATGAAATCGAAAATGATTTCCAGCCGATTCGTGTTTTTGAGGCAGCCAAACCCATGATTGTGAGAGCTTAAGTGGATCAgttatttctttgaaaaaactTAGGAAAGAAAGTAAGCGCTATATGGACTTGAGAGACTTGTTAAGGAGCTTTTTACTTGTGGCCTTCATATTCTTAATATCCCCAGTGGGAAATTCAAAGATTGCAtgctaggaaaagaaaattcaTGTACCTCCCAGCAAGATTGCGTTTTGCTTGGGGTTGGGCATAGGCCTACTTCCTTTTGAATCAGGAAACACGCTAGAGAGAATTTTCCAAGTTGGCGGTTGTTGGTGTTAAAATTTCTTGGATAACTTTGCTAGCTGTATTTCAATTTAGTCATTGTACTATCCTTACATTTCTTTGCTGACTTGTCAAACGGTAAATAAATACTTTGGCTAAAGACCTAACTGAGGACCAAAAATGATGTCCACACCTCCCTATTCCCCACTATAAGTAGCCAAGCATGGGATGCCATGGTACAAGCAAATAAGCCTCAATTCTTCAAGTTTTTTAGTGCTTTGATTTACCATTTATTCAGTTCTTTCCCCTCCTTCAATTGCCAAAAATCTACAGCAAAAATGGCTCCAGCATTGTCCATGGACTCCAATTCATGGGATGTCATAAGTTTTGCCGTAGATAAGGGTCATGGGGTTAAGGGTCTAGCTGACTTGGGACTCCACACTTTGCCTAAGCAATATATTCAACCTCCTGAAGAACAAATCATTAACAGTACCATAGTTACCGATGATTCAATCCCTGTCATTGATTTGTCAAACTGGAATGATCCAAACGTTGCAGAACAAATTTGCAATGCAGCTGAAAAGTGGGGTTTCTTCCAAATTGTTAACCATGGCATCCCAATTGAAGTGCTGGAAAATGTCAAGGAGGCTACGCGTCGGTTCTTTGCACTGCCGGCAGAGGAGAAAAATAAGCATTCAAAAGACAGTTCCCCATCTAACAATGTTAGATATGGCACGAGCTTCACTCCTAAGGCTGAAAAGGCTTTGGAGTGGAAAGATTTTCTCAGTCTCTTCTATGTTTCGGCTGATGAGGCTGCTGCACTCTGGCCATCTGCTTGCAGGTATGCTTAAGTAACTTTAAAGTTGTAGCTAATGATCTTAGTTGCATACGTTGCATTTTTATAGCTACCATTCATATGCTGGAGGTACGATAAAATAGGGACCATACATTAGAGACTAGTATTGCAATGTGTCTCCTAAATATTTAGCACAGCAATATTTTGAGACATGTTATATACTACTACATAAGTAGTGATTATATTTACATTATTTTTCTGATTGCAATTCCTCATATGGTGGAATTTTCTCCCATTCATTGCAGGAACGAAACATTGGATTTCATGAAGAAGTCCCAATTTGTCATCAGAAAGCTATTGGAGGCTTTGATGAAAGGATTGAACGTGAAGGAGATTGACGAAACCAAAGAATCACTCCTGATGGGCTCAAAAAGAATTAACATTAATTATTATCCGAAATGTCCCGAACCTGAACTCACTGTTGGCGTGGGGCGTCACTCAGATGTATCCACCCTAACAATCCTTCTTCAAGATGACATTGGAGGGCTCTACGTGAAAAAATTAGACACTGATGCGTGGGTTCATGTCCCTCCAATTGATGGAGCAATTGTGATCAATGTTGGTGATGCCCTTCAGATTTTGAGCAATGGTCGTTATAAGAGTGTAGAGCATCGTGTGATTGCTAATGGACGCAGGAATAGAATTTCAGTGCCCATATTTGTGAACCCCAGGCCTAGAGACATAATTGGTCCTTTGCCAGAACTTCTTGAGAGTGGGGAGAAGCCAATCTACAAGCAAGTGCTCTACTCGGACTATGTCAAACATTTCTTTAGGAAAGCTCATGATGGAAAGGAAACGGTGGACTTTGCCAAGATATGAATTCATAATTAGAGTTGCAAAATAATTATAGTAAATAAGTCTGAGTAGGGAAGAAAATGGTCCAATACAGCTTTCGCACAAGCTGTTGATAGGCCTCGATTTTTCACATTGAATTGTTTAACTATTGTTTTTGTATTAAGAGAATGTTTATAGTTTGATATTTATTCTCCTAAATGTACCATCATTCAATTTGAACATTATTTTTTTCGTCCCTTTGTAGAAAACTCATTTGTTAGCTTCTTGATATATGTGTTTTCTGCCAAAATTAATTGATATATGTTTTTCCCATTTGAGAAAGAAAAACCCATGAtcagaaaaattaaaaagaaaattaagatgTCCAATTTCAGAAGAAATAAGGTTTATGCCATTAGGTAGGCAATTGTCGTTATAATTGATAGCCGTCTCAAACTATTTGCACTGTTTTATTTTTGTGGTCAATAGAATACGAAGCTTTCTAGAATTCCAAAGGAAAAAACATGTGCGTGAAAATTACCATAGCATTTGCAGAGTCTTCAGTATCATGCATGAATCAGTAGACCACCCTCTTTATATCTGATGGACCGTCGCTTGATGTTGCACCAATTCTATGAATAGGCTATAATCAATATTCAATATGGGGCCACAAAAACGTGGGAAAACGCCAAAAAGTACCAAAAGCCATATCAGGTCTAGATGTTTAGACAGAGTCTACAAAcaccccaaaaagaaaaaaaaaacaactattTTTCTATATTGAAACAGATTATGCTAGTTATTTGCATTGATCTCTAATTGTAGCCAATATTTCATCAGGAGTAATTTCGAAATGAGAAAGAGATGTATGACAGTTTAGCTAAACTTTCCCTAATTCCAAACAAAGAATAATGTAGGCCGGGCCGTCTTCATATAATAGACGGGCTAATTTGATGTTCCTTTTTCTTCTAGATTAACTCTACTTTGCACCTCTGAACTTGTACTACTTTTCTACTTTATATTTAAAAGTCTTAATTTTGAATACTTCGTACTTTATAGTTTACACTCTCAATTTTAGATATTTTGCACTTTAAATTCTCAAGTTTGTTTTGTGTAACTCAAATCAATGACAACGTTGGCAAAATGTTCAAAATTAAGAGTTGAGGATGTAAAGTGAGAAAGGGGTACAAGTTTGAAGGTGCAAAGTGAAGTTAATCCTTTTTCGTTGTCCCAAGAATTTTTCTCCATGACTATCTGTTTTCTTGTATTCAAATTAATGCCAAATTGGTGTTGATGAATAATTTTCCGAATTGCCATTTGTCTAAGGTTTGAAGCCTAGTGCTCTACCATTTCAATCTTGTGAGTGTGAATGTTAAGCATGCCCCATACTTCCTTTGCCAGGGGTATAAGGGTTTGTCCCCAATTAGAAGAGTGGAAACATGAATTAAGATGTGAATATAATTAAAAGTATAAGGGTTTTGTGAATTAATATCATAGCTAATAGGTCTTTAATtcttcaaaataaaacaaacacgTTTCAAATACATTTGTGAATTAATCTCACAGCTAACTATTTTATCTGATTCAGTCGACAATTCGAATGTAGCATCCTAACGTTCTCGATTGGAATTAATAAGAAAGGCTGTGATAAAGGTTGAATTTCATGCATGAgcctaaattttttttggttttagcCAGGAAATGGAATCGAGTGAATACTTTtctgacatttttttttgtcttagtTCGCTTATTGTAGCTACTCATCGTAAAAGTCTATAACCGTTTATAAGTGCATTTTGtattcaagtttttttttttttttgtaactaaATTTTTACTGTTACAATGAGAAGTGAGGATTGCTTATTCCCTTGGGTCATTGATCAACTTGTGATTTGTTGTAGCCTAAACAAGAAGACCCTTTGGTCCAAATTTTTAGAAGTTTTGGGCATATGGGACTTCTAAAGTTATTGTGTTGAACTTGATGTTGTTTGTTGcctaataatttttagaattctgTTCCAAACTTCAAAATTATAACTACTAAAAAATGGATAAAAGTGACAAATACTACAATTTTGCAACAAGTTCTTAAAATTGATGGATatctagggtttttttttttcttttctagagCCTGTAAAAAACATTGGATGGAGTATATATACCATAAATCAAGAAACACCACTTGTTGGAAAAGAGCAGAATTTTCCACTTTAGAATTTCCCatgaaatcaaaataaaaaaaaaatttgtttataCTTACCAAGTACCAACCCATGAAAGTGCACCGGCGTGCAACCCATGAACATATGCCCGCGTGCAACACAACGGAAAAGTAAACATGCAAAGAGACAAAGAAGCAAGTACAGTGTTACCAAAATAAATCGTTTTTTCTAAGTAGTTGGTGGAAAAAACGAAGGTGATTTGCAAAAGACACATTAATTGAGTTTCCTAGAAGATTCACATCGTAATTATGATTcccctattttttatttttattttttacaatttaCACATTGTCAACTTTAGAAAAGTATTCATAGCAATATATATGGAGATGTCAATTGTTGctaattttgttcataaatAGTTCTTGTTTCCATTTTCTAAATTAATCCAGCACGCTATGACTGTCCCAAATGCGTTTAACTATCCTTTTCAACTATCTAATCAAATTTTGTCATACATGTGAGTGAATGATGTAGCCAAAACATTTATTGTCATTAGTCCATCCCCGTCCTTATGAGTACGAGAGTTTAAAATGGGAGTTAAGGGATCAAAATCTGAGTAGTTGTCAATATTGatggaataaattttgaaaatcatctTAGACTAAATTAGCAtaattagggatggcaacggggtgGGGTTGGGGCaggggacccctcccccatcccccgccccgctgcCTACAAACTCCTCCCGCCCCGCCCTGCTTCCCGTGGGACCAATAAAAATtggttatataattttattatgattaaattttagcaaataatcaagtactaaaatatcaacacatcatcaaattattattcattgtaattttacaattgaaacttataaaaacaatcaaacaaaaattatttgaatacaatccaacatgatgaaataaatataactaaagtagtcaagttttcacttttagcacaaatacaatcactaattcattattgtacttgtgttttttttaagaaaaaaatgttattgtattaagtgtaattagggatttagtacaaatgtattagtaaatttagtataaccaattaataatttgtattagtacacatatataattattagtataattaataatatcaattatattatatatactaatagacattatataatacatataactaataatatcattatcataagtttgtaactaattaaattatatattatatatataattatatacatatatatattttatatatttatttttttaaagcggATGGCGGGACGGGGGATGGGGCAGGGGTAcactcccccgccccccgccccgtttctaagcggggggaaaaaaattctccccgccccaaccccctcCCCATTAGCCCTCCGCGGGGCGGGTGCCTGCGGTCACCctcccccattgccatccctaagtatatttgaactattcaTGGTTGGTGGGCTTCCTCTGCTTGCTGCCTGCTTTATTCAGACTATCTACATTACTTCTCAATTTAGTTCCTTTATCTTCGTAGAAAGTGACCAATGTATAACATTTATGATATAACCGAAAATTGTGGGAAACTAAAGAATGAATGAGTCACTTGAATTGCTCCGAAACTATTGGAAGGCAATCTTTTAAGTGCCGAAAAATAAATATTCTGTGGTGTTAAAGCAATGAGACGTGAGGAATGACTCTCTTAAAAAATAGCATCCACATTTACAAATGTGAAATATTGATGCGAAAAGTTTTGACTGGCATTTTGTAATGATGAATATGGCACTATGAACCCTTATTGAAATATTGCCGAATATCACATTATAATAAGACATCTATTAGAAAATTGAAAATCTTGGTCCTTTGTCTTAATTAACGTCATTGTTTTCTTATCATGGATATAGTCTTAGTCCCTTAACTATAAAAATTTGATCAGTGTAGTCCGTTGAATAGAAAATTGGTCcctaataaattttaaaaaaatttagtagCATCAGTTACACAACCTACACGACACGGCTAGATATTCCAGGCACGATACTTGAGTATTCTACTTGTGGGTTTGCTTAATGGAGGAAAAAGGTGAGAAGAAGGCACATAAAACAAACAGTACTGGAAAATCAATACTGGAAAAAAGGCACATAAAACAAACAACCCCATGACTAAATATATGAAGGACGTAGAAACAATTTATTTCAAACTCTCCTGCTTtcctatttttgtttttggcatTGCTCTAGTATGGGTTTCAAACTGTCCGACTCCTGTGAGGTTTCTCCTAAAATCACTTAACTCATAAGGTTCTAAAAATATTACTTACCTTGCTTGATAATTGTAAAATGATTATATTAACATTCACTTGATACATaatttatatatcaaataaataaaggtcaaaaaattaaagaaaaagaaataaaagtcacttttttctttttttttcctttttccaataTTCTCTCTTACTGATTTTTTTGGATGGCTatgctatttttatttgtaaattataataaatcaaattttgtttattttttcccttttttgattGTCATAGAGTCAGGTatggttttttttatttttattttgagttgatttttaGAATGATTTAGTACAACTTAAAGGTTTCAGTCACGGGTTGAGCAGaggttgggaaaaaaaaaggttcacaAGAAATCGGTTTTCAGCATATGAAGTTGAATTGGTGTTAGTGTATTTCTTTACAaaaatctttttcattttttaaatttacattttaatggacTATAGTTTTGTGATGTGGTGGTACTAGAGAAGATTTTTTAGGTAGTTATTTTTGTAGTAGCAAACAAAGTGGTTTAATAGTATTTTTATTGGGGTCATTTCATGACCTAATTTAAATTTTCCTTTCCCACAATGTGGCTTTTTTTTAAGAGTTccttaattgtcttatgtgtcacTGAAAGCGCTATTCTAACCTTCACGTTTGTGTGCATCTTTTAATTTATCATCATCAAAAATATTTAGTTTAATCTTCGCATCTGTTtatttatgatgaatttgttGTTCTTAATCTTGTATAAAACTGAGAAAGTTATTCGTGTGTGAACAACACATGGACTATGTAACCTAATAAAAGAACATGCACTATGTAACCCTTTCTTCACTCATATATTCCCAATGTTTTCTTTTATCCAACAAAGACTATAGAGAAGAATCTTTAGTTGGAGAGTAAAACCTAGGTAGACTTGATGACTACTTATAAGGTGCCACGCGTATTTGTGTACCATTTTTATACTAATACGTATGTACTTGATGAATACTTATAATACTTGCAAAGACTATAGAGAAGAATTTTTAGTTGGAGAATTAAACCTAGGTAGAATTGATGAATACTCATAAAGTGCCACGCGTACTTGTGCATCATTTTTGTAATACTGTACTTAGTGTGCTGGTCATCGGTTTAAAATTTGTATAAAAGTTGAGGGCATTTTGCATGCTTCGTTGTACCTGGCCACTGAACTATTCTTGTTTTTGTCCCAGTGTGGAATTCAACGATTGGTTGCGTGTGTTAAGGGTTGGAAATTGGAAGAAAAGGATGAATTGCTCAGTCATTCTTTTTGAATCCGCACATAGTTTTGTGAAGGTAGCCGTGTATTAGGGGATAGAAATTGACCTAATTATCAAATTTTGTACCAGAAAGCATTACACCAGGAGAGTCAATTGAAG
This window contains:
- the LOC113688561 gene encoding feruloyl CoA ortho-hydroxylase F6H1-3-like, which encodes MAPALSMDSNSWDVISFAVDKGHGVKGLADLGLHTLPKQYIQPPEEQIINSTIVTDDSIPVIDLSNWNDPNVAEQICNAAEKWGFFQIVNHGIPIEVLENVKEATRRFFALPAEEKNKHSKDSSPSNNVRYGTSFTPKAEKALEWKDFLSLFYVSADEAAALWPSACRNETLDFMKKSQFVIRKLLEALMKGLNVKEIDETKESLLMGSKRININYYPKCPEPELTVGVGRHSDVSTLTILLQDDIGGLYVKKLDTDAWVHVPPIDGAIVINVGDALQILSNGRYKSVEHRVIANGRRNRISVPIFVNPRPRDIIGPLPELLESGEKPIYKQVLYSDYVKHFFRKAHDGKETVDFAKI